A window from Salvia miltiorrhiza cultivar Shanhuang (shh) chromosome 2, IMPLAD_Smil_shh, whole genome shotgun sequence encodes these proteins:
- the LOC131013559 gene encoding eukaryotic translation initiation factor 4E-2-like gives MIEENAKSATAAMNEGSERNSSSSMKKTSVDEDESGGKEAEIVAGDSDGALAPPKAQPTRHPLENSWTFWFDNPSAKSRQAAWGSSIRPVYTFSSVEDFWRVYNNIHHPSKLAVGADFHCFKEKIEPKWEDPICANGGKWTVSFSRGKSDTCWLYTLLALIGEQFDYGDEICGAVVNVRARQEKIALWTKNAANEAAQLSIGRQWKEFLDYNDQIGFIFHADAKRLDRGAKNRYTV, from the exons ATGATTGAAGAAAATGCAAAATCAGCAACTGCCGCCATGAACGAGGGATCAGAGAGAAACAGCTCCTCATCGATGAAGAAGACCAGCGTCGACGAAGACGAATCAGGGgggaaggaggcggagatcgtCGCCGGCGATTCCGACGGCGCGTTGGCGCCGCCGAAAGCGCAGCCGACGCGGCATCCGCTGGAGAATTCGTGGACGTTCTGGTTCGATAATCCCTCCGCCAAATCGAGACAAGCTGCGTGGGGAAGCTCCATTCGCCCAGTTTACACCTTCTCCTCAGTCGAAGATTTCTGGCG AGTTTACAACAATATACACCATCCGAGCAAGCTAGCAGTTGGAGCAGACTTTCATTGTTTCAAAGAGAAAATAGAGCCAAAATGGGAAGACCCTATTTGTGCCAATGGCGGGAAGTGGACTGTTAGTTTCTCTAGGGGCAAATCTGATACTTGTTGGCTCTATACG TTGTTGGCGTTGATTGGAGAACAATTTGATTATGGTGATGAGATATGTGGAGCTGTTGTTAATGTCAGAGCTAGGCAGGAGAAGATAGCTTTATGGACCAAGAATGCTGCCAATGAAGCTGCTCAG CTGAGTATAGGAAGACAATGGAAGGAGTTTCTGGATTACAACGACCAAATCGGTTTCATATTCCAT GCTGATGCTAAGAGGCTTGACAGAGGTGCCAAGAATCGATATACTGTGTAA
- the LOC131013560 gene encoding LOW QUALITY PROTEIN: protein SRG1-like (The sequence of the model RefSeq protein was modified relative to this genomic sequence to represent the inferred CDS: deleted 2 bases in 1 codon): MKKIIHISSIASSFINMADLEQISVQELMKTKIHEIPQKYVIDQEPAMASESSVPIVDMKSFFSSAEAKAWELEKFHSACKEWGIFQLVNHGLEASLLERLRREIQEFYALPLEERLKYRIRAGEFEGYGQHLLQNSGDQKVDWADRFYMITNPIRRRKPHLFPELPDSLRESLEGFISELQKLAKALLGLVAEALKIDIKDIEEMFEDGMQSVRMNYYPPCPEPDKVIGLTPHSDGSGLTILLQVNGVEGLQIKKDGVWMPVKFLPEALAVNLGDIVEVLSNGLYKSIEHRATVNSEKERISIAMFCNPNFQANVGPSPALLTHQTPIFKTMSMEEYVNGFFSRRLKGKFLDTMRI; the protein is encoded by the exons ATGAAAAAAATCATACACATTTCTTCTATTGCATCATCATTCATAAACATGGCAGATTTGGAGCAGATAAGCGTCCAAGAACTCATGAAAACCAAAATTCATGAAATCCCGCAAAAATACGTAATCGATCAAGAACCGGCGATGGCGTCGGAATCCTCCGTTCCGATCGTGGACATGAAGAGCTTCTTCTCGAGCGCCGAAGCCAAGGCTTGGGAGCTCGAGAAGTTCCACTCCGCATGCAAAGAATGGGGCATCTTCCAG CTGGTGAATCACGGGTTGGAAGCTTCGTTGCTGGAGCGGCTGAGGCGCGAGATTCAGGAATTCTACGCACTGCCATTGGAGGAGAGGCTCAAGTATAGAATTAGGGCAGGAGAATTCGAGGGTTATGGCCAGCATCTGCTACAGAATTCCGGCGATCAGAAGGTGGATTGGGCTGATCGCTTTTACATGATCACCAACCCCATCCGCCGGAGGAAGCCTCATCTCTTCCCCGAGCTACCCGACTCTCTCAG GGAGAGCTTAGAGGGCTTCATATCGGAACTGCAAAAACTGGCGAAGGCCCTTCTGGGATTGGTCGCGGAAGCTCTGAAGATTGATATAAAAGACATTGAAGAAATGTTCGAGGACGGAATGCAATCGGTGAGGATGAACTACTACCCGCCGTGCCCGGAGCCCGATAAGGTGATCGGGCTGACGCCGCACTCCGACGGCAGCGGCCTCACCATCCTCCTCCAAGTCAACGGCGTCGAAGGTCTCCAAATCAAGAAAGACGGCGTTTGGATGCCTGTCAAGTTCTTGCCGGAAGCCTTGGCTGTCAATTTGGGAGACATTGTTGAG GTGTTGAGCAATGGATTGTATAAGAGCATTGAGCACAGGGCAACC GTGAATtcagagaaagagagaatttCAATAGCAATGTTTTGCAACCCTAATTTTCAAGCAAATGTGGGCCCATCTCCAGCTCTCCTGACTCACCAGACGCCAATATTTAAGACTATGTCAATGGAGGAGTATGTCAATGGCTTCTTCTCTAGGCGGCTCAAGGGCAAATTTCTAGACACCATGAGAATATaa